Proteins encoded in a region of the Cydia pomonella isolate Wapato2018A chromosome 3, ilCydPomo1, whole genome shotgun sequence genome:
- the LOC133516061 gene encoding uncharacterized protein LOC133516061, whose product MDPQASSHTKSDNNTITTWCCQCWLSTTTSGGGGGCDGGCSSSTSQSSPGPHPMATAKALLKQDDGDKGKTNCLESASESDTSDEMKSFYQGCKSKWIKAFQNNTLINRWRLPMPFHTFRAEVARLLKRLYIEGHHDDCHIYQLIVMWDDLNDDVEEIVGDAQINYQDWIALLGGVTAELFSRVVFNTKSFNYLINVIFCVLGPNIIASGDYECEPKCKNARTY is encoded by the exons ATGGATCCGCAAGCTTCATCACATACCAAAT CCGACAACAATACCATCACCACTTGGTGCTGCCAGTGCTGGTTGTCCACCACCacaagcggcggcggcggcggctgtgaCGGTGGTTGTAGCAGCTCCACTTCGCAATCGTCACCCGGACCACATCCGATGGCAACAGCAAAGGCACTGTTAAAACAAGACGATGGGGACAAGGGAAAAACAAACTGCCTAGAGAGCGCTTCTGAGAGCGATACGAGCgatgaaatgaaatctttttatcaAGGATGTAAAAGCAAGTGGATAAAAGCGTTCCAGAACAATACTCTGATTAATAGATGGCGCCTCCCCATGCCATTTCACACATTTAGAGCGGAAGTAGCGAGATTGTTAAAACGATTGTATATCGAAGGTCACCATGACGATTGTCATATTTACCAGTTAATTGTAATGTGGGACGATTTAAACGATGACGTAGAAGAGATAGTGGGAGATGCTCAAATCAACTATCAAGACTGGATTGCGTTATTAGGTGGCGTTACAGCGGAACTATTTTCACGCGTGGTGTTCAATactaaatcttttaattatttaatcaatgtaatattttgtgtgcTAGGTCCAAACATAATAGCTTCCGGTGATTATGAATGTGAACCTAAATGTAAGAATGCTCGTACATATTAA